The following proteins come from a genomic window of Aptenodytes patagonicus chromosome 21, bAptPat1.pri.cur, whole genome shotgun sequence:
- the ZC3H12A gene encoding endoribonuclease ZC3H12A, with translation MSAGSVSSVPGWPEALPAVRPPASRLGERMSARDRCESRCLGPGGLPGAEPPEEVRSPGREPCDSAEMQLKVDFFRKLGYSSEEIHVVLQKLGLNADTNTVLGELVKHGPAERESAEAPPETKEAPLVPRGGGANKTPAPVPAPEETESENLKPIVIDGSNVAMSHGNKEVFSCRGILLAVQWFWDRGHKDITVFVPSWRKEQPRPDVLITDQYILRDLEKKKILVFTPSRRVGGKRVVCYDDRFIVKLAHESDGIVVSNDTYRDLQNERPEWKKFIEERLLMYSFVNDKFMPPDDPLGRHGPSLDNFLRKKPVVPEHKKQQCPYGKKCTYGIKCKFYHPERINQPQRSLADELRANARLSPTRSTSAKEEKKGKRGSQAELLCSVPTESDKSSLQKISAERKSLTQKAKPSDVPLQVKGCVSGSVPPNSGSHRSSDRYQQPHMDSLSYVSQEHLDSGIGSLENQLSDMWPYRSTSHCDHSHADQVAVCTCGRQRPVYPHSPSLEQNGLVSYKHGSHKSSSSGASFLQYSPEISHSGPPHSFSGYGVPVHPANAGQYSLPNEYNAPPPHSREYWSEPYQMPPPQVRSTSVRDPRSVQRAPGPTYGDSCQWAVSDQFAEERANVHVKLCGIFHPHLVDAVMSRFPRLLDPQRLAAEILTYKSQNPGI, from the exons ATGAGCGCGGGCAGCGTCTCCTCCGTTCCGGGCTGGCCTGAGGCGCTCCCGGCCGTCAGGCCGCCGGCGTCCCGGCTCGGAGAGAGGATGAGCGCCAGAGACCGGTGCGAGAGCCGCTGCCTCGGCCCGGGCGGCCtgcccggcgcggagccgcccGAGGAGGTGCGGAGCCCCGGGCGGGAGCCCTGCGACAGCGCCGAGATGCAGCTGAAGGTGGACTTCTTCCGCAAGCTGGGCTACTCCTCGGAGGAGATCCACGTCGTGCTGCAGAAGCTCGGCCTGAACGCCGACACCAACACCGTGCTGGGGGAGCTGGTGAAGCACGGCCCGGCCGAGCGGGAGAGCGCCGAGGCCCCGCCGGAGACCAAGGAGGCCCCGCTGGtcccgcggggggggggcgcgaacAAGACCCCCGCGCCCGTGCCGGCCCCGGAGGAGACAGAAAGCGAGAACCTGAAGCCCATCGTTATCGATGGCAGCAATGTGGCCATGAG CCATGGAAATAAAGAAGTGTTCTCCTGCCGAGGTATCCTTCTGGCTGTCCAGTGGTTTTGGGACAGAGGACACAAGGATATTACAGTATTTGTGCCATCTTGGAGGAAAGAGCAGCCACGACCAGATGTACTTATAACAG ACCAGTACATTCTCCGTGaccttgaaaagaagaaaattctggtCTTCACTCCTTCCAGGCGGGTTGGAGGCAAGCGTGTTGTCTGTTATGATGATCGATTCATTGTGAAACTGGCACATGAGTCTGATGGCATTGTGGTTTCTAATGATACTTATCGGGACCTGCAGAACGAGCGTCCTGAGTGGAAGAAATTCATTGAGGAGCGTCTGCTGATGTATTCCTTTGTTAACGACAA gtttatgCCTCCAGATGATCCCTTAGGGCGACATGGCCCCAGCCTGGATAACTTTCTAAGAAAGAAACCTGTGGTGCCAGAACACAAGAAACAGCAGTGCCCTTATG GGAAGAAATGCACTTATGGAATTAAGTGTAAATTCTACCACCCTGAAAGGATCAATCAGCCCCAGCGCTCATTAGCTGATGAACTCCGAGCCAATGCAAGGTTGTCTCCTACCAGAAGTACCAGTgccaaggaggagaaaaagggcaaaagaggttcccaggcagagctcttgTGCTCTGTGCCCACAGAGAGTGATAAGAGCTCTTTGCAGAAGatctctgcagagaggaaaagcttGACCCAAAAAGCAAAGCCCAGTGATGTTCCCCTTCAGGTCAAAGGCTGTGTGTCAGGCAGTGTCCCTCCTAACAGTGGGAGCCACAGGTCCTCTGACAGGTACCAGCAGCCTCATATGGACTCTCTGTCTTATGTGTCTCAGGAGCATCTCGACTCAGGCATTGGGTCTTTGGAGAACCAACTGTCTGACATGTGGCCTTACAGATCTACCAGTCACTGTGATCATTCCCATGCTGATCAGGTGGCAGTCTGCACCTGCGGTAGGCAGAGACCTGTCTACCCACATTCTCCCAGCTTAGAGCAAAATGGTCTGGTCTCTTACAAGCATGGTTCCCATAAATCTTCTTCCTCTGGTGCTAGCTTCTTGCAGTATAGCCCTGAGATATCTCACTCGGGACCACCTCACTCTTTCTCAGGCTATGGAGTACCTGTACACCCAGCTAATGCTGGGCAATACAGTCTGCCCAATGAGTATAATGCCCCTCCACCCCATTCTCGCGAGTACTGGTCTGAACCGTACCAGATGCCACCTCCTCAAGTGAGATCTACCAGCGTGCGAGATCCTCGTTCAGTACAGAGAGCCCCAGGGCCAACATATGGGGATTCCTGCCAGTGGGCTGTCTCTGACCAGTTTGCAGAGGAGCGGGCCAATGTGCATGTCAAGCTGTGTGGCATATTCCATCCCCATTTAGTTGATGCTGTGATGAGTCGTTTCCCTCGGCTTCTGGATCCCCAAAGGCTAGCTGCAGAGATACTAACGTACAAGTCTCAGAACCCAGGTATATGA